From Epinephelus lanceolatus isolate andai-2023 chromosome 5, ASM4190304v1, whole genome shotgun sequence, the proteins below share one genomic window:
- the LOC117262701 gene encoding uncharacterized protein LOC117262701 — translation MLTPADEESEHSEDQTLDFIHDDTQSAAEKESVVIIPVISYVIPSSDHQLLSHNSLESLREFVKERLTAAAEEILGAFKRTIVEHEEEIDRQRRLLDIVLKPEIKLHRTELPQQHVCKEEEVVTEQQLCTEERKSSVDQEEPEPPQIKEEEEEVCSSQGGEQLVVKQETDGFMLTPADEESEHSEDQTLDFIHDDTQSAAEKESVVIIPVISYVIPSSDHQLLSHNSHVAESHDEEEYQHGDSGSTRNTELQAEKRRHESEINSKSPHTSAVINLNTGKKPLKCDICGKVFERKSKLQRHLNSHTGEKPFSCKTCGKRFSQKSRLTAHIRIHTGEKPFLCKTCGKRFSEKSVLKRHCRIHTGEKPYTCKVCGRAFRRNGDLKVHMRIHTGERPCLCKTCGKRFRDVSTLTKHMRIHTGEKPYTCKVCGRAFGRNDDMLVHMRTHSGEKPYTCKTCGRHFRCSSNLTSHMRTHTGVKVHHLSTEVPAEVTHIQERDCLHAKHVAELSEACSIKHAKKSGE, via the exons ATGTTGACTCCTGCTGATGAGGAAAGTGAGCACAGTGAAGATCAGACTCTGGACTTCATTCATGATGACACTCAAAGTGCAGCAGAGAAAGAGTCTGTCGTCATCATACCAGTTATAAGCTATGTGATACCAAGCAGTGACCACCAGCTGCTCTCTCACAACTCTC TTGAGTCTTTGAGAGAGTTTGTCAAGGAGcgactaactgctgctgctgaagaaatattggGAGCTTTTAAAAGAACCATCGTCGAGCACGAGGAAGAGATCGATCGGCAGCGCAGACTGTTGGATATCGTTTTGAAgcctgaaataaagttacacaggacag agctcccacagcaacatgtgtgtaaggaggaggaggttgtcactgagcagcagctctgtactgaggagaggaagtccagtgtggaccaagaggagccagagcctccacagattaaagaggaagaggaggaagtgtgcagcagtcaggggggagagcagcttgtagtgaagcagGAGACTGATGGCTTTATGTTGACTCCTGCTGATGAGGAAAGTGAGCACAGTGAAGATCAGACTCTGGACTTCATTCATGATGACACTCAAAGTGCAGCAGAGAAAGAGTCTGTCGTCATTATACCAGTTATAAGCTATGTGATACCAAGCAGTGACCACCAGCTGCTCTCTCACAACTCTCATGTAGCTGAGAGCCATGATGAGGAAGAATACCAGCATGGAGACTCAGGATCAACTAGAAACACAGAACttcaagcagagaaaagacgTCATGAAAGTGAAATTAACAGTAAGAGTCCACACACCTCTGCTGTGATAAACTTAAATACAggtaaaaagcctttaaaatgtgacatatgTGGGAAAGTTTTTGAGCGCAAGTCAAAATTGCAGAGACACCTGAAcagccacacaggtgagaagccgttttcttgcaaaacatgtgggaaaaGATTCAGTCAGAAGTCAAGATTGACCGCTCATAtaagaatccacacaggtgagaagccattcCTTTGCAAGACCTGCGGGAAAAGATTCAGTGAGAAGTCAGTATTGAAAAGGCATTgtagaatccacacaggtgagaagccgtatactTGTAAAGTATGTGGGAGAGCTTTCAGACGTAATGGTGACTTGAAAGtccacatgagaatccacacaggtgagaggcCGTGCCTTTGCAAGACCTGCGGGAAAAGATTCAGGGATGTGTCCACATTGACAAAgcacatgagaatccacacagggGAGAAGCCATATACGTGTAAAGTATGTGGGAGAGCTTTCGGGCGTAATGATGACATGTTagtccacatgaggactcatTCAGGGGAGAAGCCGTAtacttgcaaaacatgtgggcGACACTTCAGATGTAGCAGTAACTTGACATCCCACATGAGAACGCACACAGGTGTAAAGGTGCATCACTTGAGCACAGAGGTTCCAGCTGAAGTCACACATATACAGGAGAGAgactgtttacatgcaaaacatgtggCAGAGCTTTCAGAGGCCTGTTCCATAAAGCATGCTAAGAAAAGTGGGGAGTGA